From the Bradysia coprophila strain Holo2 chromosome X unlocalized genomic scaffold, BU_Bcop_v1 contig_12, whole genome shotgun sequence genome, the window AAACCGAGGTAATTTATCGTTCATTTCTACTTCAACTTAATATACTCAACTCACTCGTTCTATGTTAAAAAGCTTCTTAAATTGATCACACAGTGACGATGAGTGTTAATAACTAATCGACAAAAGATTTACTatgcaaataaaatcatcTAATACATGCATCGATAAATTACTTTGTTTTGATAAAAGATTAAGCTTTTCGTTTATGCCCGTGAAAcaaatggcaaaaaaaaataaaaatatttttcattaggTAAATGATGATGACATTAGCTTTTGTACATATAAAGATGTCTGCATTTTTAACAGCGCctaatgttttgttttatccTTTATCGAGTGGCAGACCGTACAGTTACAAAAACGCTATAGTTTAACACGCGTTACTAATTCTAATGTTTGAATTTACAAGATGTAGACGTGTGTTGTGTAATGTTGTTACTATTTTGCGagtgaagaagaaaatattaattagtCAACAGTGTTCTTTGTAGGTATATAGTGAGCTTGAGGTTGATTAAACCaaatcattttccattcaGCTACAGACCGAAAAGGATTCGCGAATAGTGTAGCGAACGCGTTAGTTCTATGAAGTATTCAAGTATACTTTTCAACTGAGTGATATTAAATGCTTTATAGCTGTTTGTAAAGTGTTACCTTTCGAATAACGTTCTTGTAGACATTTTATTTAAGCTAAAATGTGtgaatatcaagagaaaattgaagaaaatgaccaaaaaagttcgtatttttcaacgtttttcctTACCTTTTTGAGTCAATTCAGTTTATACTTCATTGTGAATGTGCGGACGACGGGGAAGAAGTAAAAATCGTGTGAACGTTCTTTGTGGGTTATACCTAAGTGGGtcttaaaaaacatttttcaatctgGAAATGGTTGAAAGTGTCGAAGGATTTGGTATGGTTAAGGGAGCTGCAAACAACGAAATCATTATAAAGATAAAAGCGTCAGGATCGGGCCAGTAATCGGTGTAGTAGGGTatcgaacagaaaaaaaaatccaaacacTCAAATCATTTGTTTTTGACACAGACTAATGATATTTTTAGTTGAACTAACAATGCCCGAATACCACAACCACGTCAACTACCGGCGTTTCATATTCAGGGCACTGAGCTCAGCTATCCCAACATTATATTAGtgaacatttaaaaatttaaatttgcatCGATGTAAGCCTATAAGAAAAAGAAGCCtagttcattatttttcaatgGGAAAACATGATGGGAGTCCGAACTTATACCCGGTTAAGAACCGTTTGTCCTTAGTTtaatcgatatttttattgatcGAGTAATTCTGAGTAAATTTCGCTTCACAAAAGTCACCTGTGTCCCTCGGTCTGTCCAAACTATCCAACAATAAATCTCCACAAGAAATTGAGCTCTATAACTTGATATTTTCACAGTAAACTCATGTActctaaacgaaaaattaaaaaatggcACGGAGATACTGAAAAATGGTCGGCCATCCATACCAGCCTCTCGACCAATTGTGTTGACATTCGAAGAAGCACTAGCACTTACcagtaatttaaaattgtcgaAATTACGTATTTGAATAATCGAGCATCTTGTTTCCGCAGAGTTTGGAAAGTTCAATTActatttgattttcgtatgCGGTGCCATATTAACAACGGTTTTGTTGGAAACATTGGGCATAAGTTTCGTACTACCGGTGTCCGAATGTGACATGGAACTGACAACGCAAGATAAAGGAATTCTGAGTGCTATTGGGTTCGGAGGTAGTTTTATGACACATAATGACACAAACTAACATTTCGTTTAGGAATTATCACCAGTTCACACTTGTGGGGATTTCTGGCTGATACGACTGGACGCAAAAAAGTTATATTGCCGACGCTGTTGTTATCTTTTACTTTTACAGTACTGTCCAGTCTGACCCAAAATTTCTGGACTCTTGTCGTGCTGAGATATTTGAATGGATTTTTGTAAGTTTGCGACTcttgaatattttttgcttCTATGCATTGTCCGTTAGTTAATGTCGTTCCACTGATGTAGTTTTATAAGGTAAAATACAGCAGTGTACaggtaaatcaatttaatgttGTCAACCATTCAAATACTATCCAAATCACTCCAATGGCACTAAGTTTGTGAATAgctccattttcaatttcagcgTATCTGGTCCATCAGCCACAATTTACGCATACCTGGGAGAATTTCATACAGTTAAACATCGGTCAAGAGCTATAATGTATGCCTCTGTGATATTCGGCTTAACCTGTATTTCATTGCCCTTGATGGCATGGCTCGTAATCAATCAACAATGGCAGTTTTATATACCCGTAATTGATGTAGTCTTCAAGCCGTGGCGACTATTTTTGATCGTTTGTGGACTACCCAGTTTCATATGTGCGTTGGCTTTAATCAAAGTTCCTGAAAGTCCTAGATTTCATCTAGCCCAAGGCAGACAGTTGGACACGATTGAAACGTTACAGTTCATGCATCGGATGAACAATGGCAAAAATGTCGAGAGACTGCACATTGATAGAATTGTCGAAGATGTTGATGTTGTGACGACACCAAAAATTGACTTCAATGAAGAGACTAGTaaaattggaagaattttacattcaatgaaagtacaaacACTTCCATTGTTTATGGTGCCTCACTTGAAGAAAACATTGATCGCTTGTGCTATTCAATTTGGCATATTTGCATCGTCGAATGGGATGTACATGTTTTTCCCATTGATACTAAATAGAATGGCAAATTTTTCGgaagaaaatcctcaatcGCGGGCAACTATTTGCGAAATTCTATCAGCCACTAAAATCAACTTTACAGAAGCAGTGTCTAGAAACGAAACGGTAGGTTGGGACTTTAGTTACAGAATAAGGATTTGTTCTCTATTTGCACCAGCGAAAAATAGTGTGTTACTTcaattggaatttcctattttctcccctaggtgaacaaataactatttcctaTCACAGACGGCACAAACAtgttaacagttttactatctgatcgattacttcatttgatcggagattttcagagattgatttcagaaatcttttacttcatttgttttgaacatgctttttgctatataagacctaaTAAACCAGAacttgtcgtttattcctgCTGTCATTGTTGATAAAAGATGCCACATGTCTGTAACTGCTTGAGTCCGACATGTTGTCAGACATCCCATAATATTTAAGTACTGACATAGTTTATCAAGTTAATATCTGCGTGTCTGTAGCAAACCCTCCACATCTCATTCCTaataaatatgttcaaatCCGAAATTTACCTCGATTAAATTGTATTTAACAGCTTGATTGCACAAGCGAACTTGATGTATCTGCATATGAACACACCCTTGCGTTGGAACTGTTTTATGCAATAGGATTTGCCTTGATTGGTTTGATAATCAATCGATTGGGAAAATTACCAATTTTGTGTAAGAAAGAATTGTCTAAATTCTATCAAATGATTTATGGTTAATACACACATTGTATCGCAGTTTTCATATTGGTTGGATGTGGTGTGAGTGCTTTGGTTACATTATTCATCGATATACCGATACTAGCCATCTATTTGTATCTAATTTTATTGCTTTGTGGATTGGGCGTGACGGTGGTAAATGCAGCTACTGTCGATTTATTTCCAACCAATTTAAGGTTCTGCTTCAGCCAATTTTACGGAACTGCATGagtaaatttttctcttttgttttcaGAGCAATGGCTGTGTGTATATCGCTGATGATGGGACGTCTCGGTAGTGTTGTTGGTGCAAACATTGTCGGACTACTACTCGATAATTATTGTGAAgttgcttttaccttatcgGGATCATCGTTAATATGTAGGCTGAGAAACAGCTTCCGTATGAACttaatttctcaatttttgatTCTAGTTTCCGGCATATTGGCATTCTTCATACCGAATGTCCGAAATAGAACGAAAGAACCGGAAACTGTCAATGTTTCGATGGCTCATCGTCCAAGTGTAACATCGATCGGTCGATAGATTTCATGCGAACAGATTACCTCTTTTCAACCGGAACTGTATATCGTAAACTACTCTTATTCCAAGTCTGATAGTTATATGGTGCGGATTGACAGATGGTGCCACCAATTGACCGAAGCGCGAAGCATGTCTCaataagttttattttctaaatatttatcttctgactgaatgtaaattttgtgaagGGAGCGGAGCGTTCATGAATGACGTCAGCATTTGGGGAAGCAAGTCTATGCAAATGGACCCTTCAGACTTATTTGTATGCAAAATTGAAGACAATAGGAAGGACCTGCGCgaataaagcgaaaaaatGCAAACGTCATTCATGGACGCTCCCGAAGCCCCTTAGTGTATCGCGtcttatatttatttaaattaatcgaATAATTTACCATCTACAATTTTCGTCTTCTTTCTTGAATctgttcaaaataaatatattttgctaTGAAACCGCTTGAGTATCATTGAAGGATGAAAAACTAGGCTATAGTACCCAATCAACCGTACGACGATTTCTGTTGTTTGCTGCTAGTGAAACTTTAAATCTCCGCATGTTTTCGTTGTTCACTGACGATACAATAAATGGGCTACCCAAAATCGTTGACACCACAATAACTGCAATTACCTAAGAAGCACAAATTTGAGCAAATGGTATcgaatttcgacaaaatgtcAAGATAAACTAACCATAAAATAATTAGCAAGAAATTTTGTCTTTGgttgtttttcttaaattccaGGAGTTCCACTTCTCACAACATGTTACACACATACACTATGTGCACGTTAAGCCAGTTGTCTCACTCTACAAGTGAAACCTGTGTAGTATGGGAATCATACCTACATAAATGATACGATAAGAAAAACATAGAGTCGCATGAACATTGATTAgtattttgaaatgaatgtcTTCGGCGAGGCTTCCGTTCAACTGATTGATCTGATCTTCAGATTGACACTTTGCTTATGAACGCGAAGTGTACTGTACTGCACAACTGATAAACAATTTTACTAATGGCCCCATACGAAAGTTaaccattacatagcaatttCCCCCCTACTAAATTGATCATTTGCATGTGGACTATTTTCggttatttttttcatttacctTTGTGGAAATCAACTTTAGCATGGGGAACGTTCATTACTtcggaaacaactttgtgttctttaacctgtcacatacggctattcatctgctatcgataacaacaacaaaaataatgacaagctttGGGTAATATAGTCCttcatatagtaaaatgcatgttaaaaaaagaagtacaagatttgaaatcgattgattaaaaatacttttatcgATAGAAATAATAGAACCGAATCGGGtcacccgataataatactggtcatatgcttgccgtctgtagcAGGTTAATAACTTACTTCGGCaactgtcttttcgacaagttTATACAAACTCAAAACTTGTCGAAATTGCATATTACTACTTCCttgttttgaacttttttttttgccaagtGTGGTGTTTGCAACTCGAGCTGAAGGTGATTACCGAAACTTGTTgctcgaaaacaaaattgtgagtttgcttttatcacaaaattggtACCTCATGTAacgaattactttcgcagcatcccaTGAAACATACTATCAGTCGTGATTACTCTGCGCGGACAATACCTTCAATGTTATCAGGTACAGGTAATTAATCATCTCGTAAACTCGTTTCCATGTCAATAATAATCCTTTTTTGTTGCAATTACCTGTATCCAGAGAAAATGATGTACCTGAGTCAGGTTCATTAAACTTATGTTACCGTAATCCAATTAAAATGCAAGGGAAGAGTTCATCAACGTTAAGGTAGTAGTGACAATTCGCCGTGAGAAGCAAATTTCTTGTTCTTGGTCCGTGATTCATGAGCTTTTGGCGTCTTAGGTTTCTTATTCAAAATTGTGCTGATGAGCATAAACCACATACGGGCTTACGACTGCGATCCAAATCAGGGGTGAGCTTCGCCTCTAATTCAAAAATCACTCGAAATGGTAGATAAGTATGAGATAACTGAAACcttaaattgattgaaatttgcATAAGTTGACGTTGCATATATTTttctgtgtcaaattttcAGTGGAAGGTTCATTCGTCATACGTCATAGGTCCCAGTATAAATTCgaatcatttcaattaattaattagtttTATTCAACACTAAAATCATTTCATCACCTGTTACAAGTTTTTTAAACACATTATCGCTTggaacattaaaaattcattctgtTTTACATAACACATTCTCGGATTACCATACACCTATAATATTCCCTTCCATATCCACTGAATATATTAAATAAGTCTTAATTATTAGTGCAAAGCTAATCTAATATCGTTATGAATGTGCattttatgtgtattttaGTACATCGaattatttcttcttcttttttttgtgtttttaactCATCAACACGACGTTTAAGTTTTCcgttttgtaaattaaaaagagTCTGGTTTAAGTTAAGGTATATTTTGCCTATAAATCAATATTACAACTACGTCTcctttaattattttaaatttttattattaaaattcatttgtttaaatttttgtttttaacatttttaaggtttcttttttcttttatttcctaagtttaattcatttagttgtttgattttttttcgatagtAGACGCCTAATTGTCCTTAAATTTGTTcgtaaaaatacatttttgaaataataaaaaaacttcgaaaaaatgtaattttgattttacgGTTATACATGGTgcaattcctaaaattttcatttttttcttcttaatttaaatttaacttttagtGTAGATTTAATCAGTAGATTTTGTCCTTGTTTTGAaccttttattttgttgagtGTGAGGGTTGCACTTCGAGCCGAAGACAGTAGATGCAATCACAccaaagttccaaacaatcacGTAATcgcataatttattttactcacttCCCCGACcgggaaatgagtcattacttcattggcATGAGCGCTAAGTCTCAATTTTTGGTGgcttagtgagtaaaataacttaagtaattttcttGGACctatttagtttttattttgacgagtatgGTTGCAACCCTTACTTTCGCCTCGAGCTACAGACGTCACAtgtagcaaaataaaattctccaaacaaggacgtaatctaATATTACTCACTAAGCCACTggaaaatgagttttaacgATCATATCGATTCAGTAATGATTCGATTTCCCAAGTGCAgtgagtaaatttaatttgcagTGTAGACATTTTAGCCTACAAGATGCACATGCCGTGGTTCTTTCATTTCGATATTGTATGTGGAATAATGAAAGATTCGttattaaaattaacaaaaagttttgtagaaaaatgcattaaaagattaaatcaataaattatattcTGATTAGGTAAGGCCCCAAACTACAAAGCTGCACGTAATATTCattcgttttttaaataatattttttctcaacggattaatttattcgaaaagTGTTTAAACATAGTCTCTATTCGACATTAAACCAAATGAAAATCAAGTGAAAATCAAGTAATATTCAAGACTGGAAATAGatcatttcaaaatctttgaacctgttacagacgactgtcatctgttatcgacaagaataaacgacaagctctgactaattaggtcttatatagcaaaaagcatgttcaaaacaaatgaagtaaaagatttctgaaatcaatttctgaaaattttcgatcaaatgaagtaatagatcagatagtaaaactgtatgcttgccgtctgtgacaggttaactGTACGTAACAATACATCATGTTCAAGGCTGTTTAATTGCGAGTACAACAatcgttttttgttgtaacAACTGTCAAAGTTCATATACTCTACCCATGTCAGAAATATGGGTAATCTTATTAAAACTGTCAAAAATTTCTAGTTAAAGTTGACGAATAATATTGCTGTACGTTCTCTAAAACGTTAGCTATCACGAAATCTGTCAGACATGTCAGAAATTGAACGAATGAATTTACTGGCAATTGCGTCAAAATATTGAGGTTAAACACAACTTAACGGAAAATTATGTGAGGTTACGTTTAAATGTACTGTTATTTTACATGCAAGCCACTGTGATAATCGACCCAAAGTATAGTTTCACTGTGAAAGTCGGTACAAAGTCTTTCGAATAAATTAATGCGTTAATCGAACATAAGAAGCGCACGAAAGCTAAATAAACATCAGGTGAATTTCGACATTTTAACTGGTTACTTAATTtacttcataaatttaacttcaCTTACTTATAACAGAATCTTGGACCAATGATTGAAATAagtttaaaacaaacaaacaaacaaaacgaacCACATCATTTTTCACCCAATATTCTTTCAGctcttttttgattttacacaaaaaaatgataaataatttcaaaaagtaaaaaataggTTACGTGCTACAGCAATGTAAATGACGCTTTGCTCATATAAAATATGCATTTATATTGcttaatcacgtaaagcacagtACGTCCGTCCTTTCAAACTTTCTACTTTGACGAGTAAGGATACAGCCCTCCTGTTCAGGTCAGGCTTTATAAACTCACTTAATTccgtgaaaataaaaaattgaacgcACGGACGTAATGTtctgttaatttattttccaataaattgaCAATAAATATGTCCCACATGCCACCTTCCGAAGTGTCTTCTTGTATTGTTCAGATAAGGATGTAGAATGAAGTCGTTCATTTTGAGTCAAAGTAAACTAATCTTACCCCTTAGGTATGATTATTCTTGGGCACGGGCAGTGGTGATTAGCATCGACAGAATAATGGAACTATACTCTTTCGATTTTAAAATCTCATGTTTTGTCATGTCATTGACTTGACTGGCAAACTCCAATTTTTCACGAATAACAACTTGATGCACATAACTTGGATTTAGCATCGAACTATTCCGAGCTGAATTCTTTATTGCCCACACAAATAGTGTCATTTTCACCATATGTCCCATTGTGGTAAGTAATATGTTGTactatttatgacaaaatggAAACGAATCTTATTCATATTTGTCACGAAGACATGGGATCTGTGAACGTTCTCGCGTTCCTTTACATTGGAACTTGGAAATGTGAATACATTTGTCATACCTATATCTAGGACAGCATGACAGTGTTGTAAAGGTctctttaaaatttatattgtcGCTTCGGTGAGTTTATGGTTCTTTATCACCCTCGACACGATTCACTAAAAAGCATGCACATAATCTCAATTCATTAACGGGATGGAAGTAAGGCTCGGAATAAGTTCAGGCTGTTTTTAACGTGAAGCCAGGTTACCTGGAATCTAATTGGTTTAATTTTGACCTGACCGGAAATAATCTGAATCTGGATTCGACCTGTCCTGACCTGGTAGATTTTCAGATTACctgaatttttatgtaaatttttttccattttacatttaaatttctaattcaaatttacctCTAGTCGAGTCATTAGAGTTTGATTAGATCACATTCAGGTCAACGTTCATCagatcaggttcaggtaattTTAATGGGAAACATGATATGAATCTTTTCGGGTCGACTGTCTCAGATTCAGCACAGGTTAAAATCGATCTGTTCCGAGTCTTAGATGGAAGAAAGAGTGGGGACAATTAGTATAACTACAATTGGCAGGACCTGAACTAAAAGAAAAACCtcaaacaaaccaacaaacaaaatccaacGGAAATGAGACTG encodes:
- the LOC119067526 gene encoding synaptic vesicle glycoprotein 2B-like, which gives rise to MCEYQEKIEENDQKINSCTLNEKLKNGTEILKNGRPSIPASRPIVLTFEEALALTKFGKFNYYLIFVCGAILTTVLLETLGISFVLPVSECDMELTTQDKGILSAIGFGGIITSSHLWGFLADTTGRKKVILPTLLLSFTFTVLSSLTQNFWTLVVLRYLNGFFVSGPSATIYAYLGEFHTVKHRSRAIMYASVIFGLTCISLPLMAWLVINQQWQFYIPVIDVVFKPWRLFLIVCGLPSFICALALIKVPESPRFHLAQGRQLDTIETLQFMHRMNNGKNVERLHIDRIVEDVDVVTTPKIDFNEETSKIGRILHSMKVQTLPLFMVPHLKKTLIACAIQFGIFASSNGMYMFFPLILNRMANFSEENPQSRATICEILSATKINFTEAVSRNETLDCTSELDVSAYEHTLALELFYAIGFALIGLIINRLGKLPILFFILVGCGVSALVTLFIDIPILAIYLYLILLLCGLGVTVVNAATVDLFPTNLRAMAVCISLMMGRLGSVVGANIVGLLLDNYCEVAFTLSGSSLIFSGILAFFIPNVRNRTKEPETVNVSMAHRPSVTSIGR